Proteins co-encoded in one Dyella japonica A8 genomic window:
- the ubiB gene encoding ubiquinone biosynthesis regulatory protein kinase UbiB: protein MRVASVLLAYRLDELVDAAHLFRPLKLVRPFVARPRTDVTNLSRGARLRLALTELGPIFVKAGQVLSTRRDLVPADIADELAQLQDQVPPFPGAEARAIIEQELKAPITSLYTSFDETPLASASIAQVHAATLQDGNAVVVKVLRPGIDQQIERDVKLLRSLGELAQRWHPNADKIRPLDVVAEVEKMLENELDLQREGASASLLRRNFESGEDLYVPMVHWDLTSARVLTLERVYGVSCDDIASIDAAGIDRKALAVKGVRLFYEQVFRDNFFHADAHPGNIWVDTSRPNDARFIALDFGIMGSLPEQDQYWLAQNFIALFERDYARIAQLHVDAGWMPSTVRIDELTAAVRTVCEPYFTRPLSQISLAELVVKLFQTARRYELTLQPQLILLQKTLLNIEGVGRMLDPQIDIWAVAHPVLKRILRERYSPRRTLRELRKHLPEWFHAAPQFPELVRNALQQVAKGERQAISDPRALEQQREEAQRTRRALSFGLLGSSLLVGSAVLWTLAPVHGAWHASAVGVAGLIAFAAGWPRR from the coding sequence ATGCGCGTGGCGTCCGTGTTGCTGGCGTATCGCCTCGACGAACTGGTCGATGCCGCGCACCTGTTTCGTCCGCTGAAGCTGGTGCGCCCGTTCGTGGCGCGCCCGCGCACCGATGTGACGAACCTCTCGCGGGGGGCGCGTCTGCGTCTGGCGCTCACCGAACTCGGGCCCATCTTCGTCAAGGCCGGCCAGGTGCTGTCCACGCGCCGCGACCTGGTGCCGGCGGACATCGCCGACGAACTGGCGCAGTTGCAGGACCAGGTGCCGCCGTTCCCGGGCGCGGAAGCGCGCGCCATCATCGAGCAGGAACTGAAGGCGCCAATCACCTCGCTGTACACCAGCTTCGACGAAACGCCGCTGGCTTCCGCCTCCATTGCGCAGGTGCACGCCGCCACGCTGCAGGACGGCAACGCGGTGGTGGTCAAGGTATTGCGCCCTGGTATCGACCAGCAGATCGAGCGCGACGTGAAGTTGCTGCGCTCGCTGGGCGAACTGGCGCAGCGCTGGCATCCCAATGCGGACAAGATCCGCCCACTCGACGTCGTCGCCGAAGTCGAGAAGATGTTGGAGAACGAGCTGGATCTGCAGCGCGAAGGCGCCAGTGCCAGCCTGCTTCGCCGCAATTTCGAAAGCGGTGAAGACCTCTATGTGCCGATGGTGCATTGGGATCTCACCAGTGCACGCGTGCTGACGCTGGAGCGTGTCTACGGCGTGAGCTGCGACGACATCGCCTCCATCGATGCCGCCGGCATCGACCGCAAGGCGCTCGCGGTGAAGGGCGTGCGGCTGTTCTACGAGCAGGTGTTCCGCGACAACTTCTTCCACGCCGATGCGCACCCCGGCAATATCTGGGTGGACACCTCGCGACCGAACGATGCGCGCTTCATCGCGCTGGATTTCGGCATCATGGGCTCGCTGCCGGAACAGGACCAGTACTGGCTGGCGCAGAATTTCATCGCGCTGTTCGAACGTGATTACGCGCGCATCGCGCAGTTGCACGTGGACGCGGGCTGGATGCCTTCGACAGTGCGCATCGACGAGCTCACCGCCGCGGTGCGTACCGTGTGCGAGCCTTACTTCACCCGGCCGCTGTCGCAGATTTCACTGGCCGAGCTGGTGGTGAAGCTGTTCCAGACCGCACGGCGTTACGAGCTCACGCTGCAGCCGCAGTTGATCCTGCTGCAGAAGACCCTGCTCAACATCGAAGGCGTCGGCCGCATGCTCGATCCGCAGATCGATATCTGGGCGGTGGCGCATCCGGTACTCAAGCGCATCCTTCGTGAACGCTATAGCCCGCGCCGTACGCTGCGCGAGCTGCGCAAGCATCTGCCGGAGTGGTTCCATGCCGCGCCGCAGTTTCCGGAACTGGTGCGCAATGCCTTGCAGCAAGTGGCCAAGGGCGAGCGGCAGGCGATCAGCGATCCGCGCGCGCTGGAACAGCAGCGCGAGGAGGCGCAGCGCACGCGGCGTGCGCTGTCGTTTGGTTTGCTGGGCAGCAGCCTGCTTGTTGGCAGCGCGGTGTTGTGGACGCTGGCGCCCGTGCATGGAGCTTGGCATGCCTCCGCCGTTGGCGTCGCTGGATTGATCGCGTTTGCTGCGGGCTGGCCACGCCGCTGA
- a CDS encoding ubiquinone biosynthesis accessory factor UbiJ, translating to MTAPSLQSLLPRPLRALAGRALETALNHTLSLDPETKTRLSALDGRSVQLHLRGPELALSVTVEGDRLKVGPAQDDNHLRVAATPGSLLAMLVKRDDEGVAPGKVEIAGDADLARRLEKLASKFAPDFEEAFARTFGDVLGVPLAKAVRKGLAHAKETGSHLATDTADWLRDEARVAAAPGEVEGFLDGVDDLRERADRLEARLGRLEQRLKKGPAA from the coding sequence ATGACCGCCCCATCCCTCCAGTCACTGCTCCCCCGTCCGCTGCGCGCCCTCGCCGGCCGCGCGCTGGAAACCGCGCTCAACCACACCTTGTCGCTCGACCCGGAAACCAAGACCCGGCTGTCCGCGCTCGACGGTCGCAGTGTGCAATTGCACCTGCGCGGGCCGGAGCTTGCGTTGTCGGTCACCGTGGAAGGCGACCGCCTGAAGGTCGGCCCGGCGCAGGACGACAACCACCTGCGCGTCGCCGCCACCCCGGGCAGCCTGCTTGCCATGCTGGTGAAGCGCGACGACGAGGGCGTGGCGCCGGGCAAGGTGGAGATCGCCGGTGATGCCGACCTCGCCCGACGCCTGGAGAAGCTCGCCAGCAAGTTCGCGCCTGATTTCGAGGAGGCGTTCGCGCGCACCTTCGGCGATGTGCTTGGGGTGCCGCTCGCCAAGGCGGTGCGCAAGGGGCTGGCGCATGCGAAGGAAACCGGCAGTCATCTCGCCACCGACACGGCCGACTGGCTGCGTGACGAAGCGCGCGTGGCGGCCGCGCCGGGTGAAGTGGAAGGTTTTCTCGACGGCGTGGACGACCTGCGCGAACGCGCCGACCGGCTGGAAGCACGCCTTGGGCGGCTGGAGCAGCGCCTGAAGAAGGGGCCTGCCGCGTGA
- the trmL gene encoding tRNA (uridine(34)/cytosine(34)/5-carboxymethylaminomethyluridine(34)-2'-O)-methyltransferase TrmL translates to MLHVILYRPEIPPNTGNAIRLCANTGASLHLIRPLGFELDDARLRRAGLDYHEYAQLAVHDDLASCLERIGQPRVFAFSTRGRVAHVDARFVEGDALLFGSETAGLPGEVLDAIPEAQRLRLPMRPDSRSLNLSNTVAVAVYEAWRQMGFVGAAQ, encoded by the coding sequence ATGCTGCATGTCATTCTCTACCGACCGGAAATACCCCCCAATACGGGCAATGCGATCAGGTTGTGCGCCAACACCGGCGCCTCGTTGCACCTGATCCGGCCCCTGGGCTTCGAGCTGGACGATGCCCGCCTGCGCCGTGCAGGCCTGGACTATCACGAATATGCGCAGCTGGCCGTGCACGACGACCTCGCCAGCTGCCTTGAGCGCATCGGCCAGCCTCGCGTGTTCGCGTTCTCCACGCGTGGTCGCGTGGCCCATGTGGATGCGCGTTTCGTGGAGGGCGATGCCCTGCTGTTCGGAAGCGAGACCGCCGGGTTGCCTGGCGAGGTACTCGACGCCATTCCCGAGGCGCAGCGTTTGCGGTTGCCGATGCGGCCGGATAGCCGCAGCCTGAATTTGTCCAATACCGTGGCGGTCGCGGTGTATGAGGCGTGGCGGCAGATGGGGTTTGTTGGCGCGGCGCAGTGA
- a CDS encoding M16 family metallopeptidase codes for MARKPLALLVAGVLSMTAGLPAIAVPQAAAAEATQAVPDIAFTRFTLPNGLTVVVHEDHKAPVVAVSIWYHVGSADEPKGKTGFAHLFEHLMFSGSENHKGTYFQPFELAGATDMNGTTWFDRTNYFETVPTTALDMALWMESDRMGHLLGAIGQKELDTQRGVVQNEKRQGENRPYGRVDQNILSNTYPGNHPYQHDTIGSMADLNAASLGDVKQWFHDYYGAANTTLVLAGDITVAEAKAKAEKYFGDIPAGPPVPRQQAWITPLEKSTRGVQHDHVAQTRIYRTWVVPQLGSDDAIQLDLASTVLGGGKTSRLYQRLVYQDKLVDDVSASISPFALASQFQIQADIKDGVDQAKVEAVIAEEVKKFLAEGPTADELERAKIGNRAGFVRGLEKVGGFGGKAVILAEGQVYRGDPGAYKKDLERANAATPASVKAAADKWLSKGDYLLTVLPAGANDNLDAEDAKVVALGSQEGRPVAKMPAKHDYVVGKNQVDRSKGVPQVAQFPDLKFPELERGKLKNGIEVILAQRHTIPVTHVQLMFDAGYAADQGRKLGTASFTTTLMNESTKDLDSVEVAKRKQRLGAITRIGCGLDACSASLNALNDQLQPSLALFADIVRNPAFKADDIERIRGQWLAGIAQEKTQPTALALRTLPPLLYGANHAYGIPFTGSGTEAAIKAMQASDLTAFQHDWLRPDNVKILVAGDTTLQQIIPQLDAAFGDWKAPSTAVPKKNIATVAAQAKPRVFLIDKPDAPQSLILAGLLAPSSKAPNELAIDVANGAFGGSFTSRLNMNLREDKRWAYGAFSFMRDAIGQRPFLMYAPVQTDKTAESANEVSKEANAVIAARPLTQQEVDKIKDSNVRGLPGSFETGSEVLGAMSEIVQYNRPDDYVQTLKARTEAVTQPQAEDAIKEIIKPTALTWVIVGDLKKIEAPVRALNLGDVQVIDGDGKPAAAKPSK; via the coding sequence ATGGCAAGAAAGCCCCTCGCCCTGCTCGTCGCAGGCGTACTCAGCATGACGGCTGGCCTGCCCGCGATCGCGGTGCCGCAGGCTGCCGCGGCCGAGGCGACCCAGGCGGTTCCGGATATCGCCTTCACGCGCTTTACGCTGCCCAACGGCCTCACCGTGGTGGTGCACGAGGACCACAAGGCGCCCGTTGTCGCGGTCAGCATCTGGTACCACGTGGGCTCGGCCGACGAGCCCAAGGGCAAGACCGGTTTCGCGCACTTGTTCGAGCACCTGATGTTCTCCGGCTCGGAGAACCACAAGGGCACCTACTTCCAGCCGTTCGAACTGGCCGGTGCCACCGACATGAATGGCACCACCTGGTTCGACCGCACCAACTACTTTGAAACCGTGCCTACCACCGCGCTCGACATGGCGCTGTGGATGGAATCGGATCGCATGGGCCACCTGCTCGGCGCCATCGGCCAGAAGGAGCTCGATACCCAGCGCGGCGTGGTGCAGAACGAGAAGCGCCAGGGCGAGAACCGCCCGTACGGCCGCGTGGATCAGAACATCCTGTCCAACACGTATCCCGGCAACCACCCGTACCAGCACGACACCATCGGTTCGATGGCCGACCTCAACGCGGCCTCGCTGGGCGACGTGAAACAGTGGTTCCACGACTACTACGGCGCGGCCAACACCACCCTGGTGCTGGCTGGCGACATCACCGTGGCGGAAGCCAAGGCCAAGGCCGAGAAGTATTTCGGCGACATCCCGGCGGGCCCGCCGGTGCCGCGCCAGCAGGCGTGGATCACCCCGCTGGAGAAATCCACGCGCGGCGTGCAGCACGACCATGTGGCGCAGACGCGCATCTACCGCACCTGGGTGGTGCCGCAGCTGGGCAGCGATGACGCCATCCAGCTCGATCTGGCCTCCACCGTGCTCGGCGGCGGCAAGACCTCGCGCCTGTACCAGCGCCTGGTCTACCAGGACAAACTGGTCGACGACGTGTCCGCCAGCATTTCGCCGTTCGCGCTGGCCAGCCAGTTCCAGATCCAGGCCGACATCAAGGACGGCGTGGACCAGGCCAAGGTCGAGGCGGTCATCGCCGAAGAGGTGAAGAAGTTCCTCGCCGAAGGCCCGACCGCCGACGAACTCGAGCGCGCCAAGATTGGCAATCGCGCCGGCTTCGTGCGTGGCCTGGAAAAGGTCGGCGGTTTTGGCGGAAAGGCGGTGATCCTGGCCGAGGGTCAGGTCTATCGCGGTGATCCGGGCGCCTACAAGAAGGACCTGGAGCGCGCCAACGCCGCTACCCCGGCCAGCGTCAAGGCGGCCGCCGACAAGTGGCTAAGCAAGGGCGACTACCTGCTGACCGTGCTGCCTGCCGGTGCCAACGACAACCTGGATGCCGAGGACGCCAAGGTCGTCGCGCTTGGTTCGCAGGAAGGCCGCCCCGTCGCCAAGATGCCCGCAAAGCACGACTACGTCGTTGGCAAGAACCAGGTGGACCGCAGCAAGGGCGTGCCGCAGGTCGCGCAGTTCCCCGATCTGAAGTTCCCGGAACTCGAGCGCGGCAAGCTCAAGAACGGCATCGAGGTGATCCTGGCGCAGCGCCACACCATCCCGGTGACGCACGTGCAGCTGATGTTCGACGCCGGCTACGCGGCTGACCAGGGCCGCAAGCTCGGCACCGCCAGCTTCACCACCACGCTGATGAACGAGAGCACCAAGGATCTCGACTCGGTGGAAGTGGCCAAGCGCAAGCAGCGCCTGGGGGCGATCACCCGCATCGGCTGCGGCCTGGACGCATGTTCCGCGTCGCTCAATGCGTTGAACGACCAGCTGCAGCCGTCGCTGGCACTGTTCGCCGACATCGTGCGCAACCCGGCCTTCAAGGCGGACGATATCGAGCGCATCCGCGGCCAGTGGCTGGCCGGTATCGCGCAGGAGAAAACCCAGCCGACCGCGCTGGCGCTGCGCACCCTGCCGCCGCTGCTGTATGGCGCCAACCATGCCTACGGCATCCCGTTCACTGGTTCGGGCACGGAAGCGGCCATCAAGGCCATGCAGGCGTCGGACCTCACCGCGTTCCAGCATGACTGGCTGCGCCCGGACAACGTGAAGATCCTCGTCGCGGGCGATACCACGCTGCAGCAGATCATCCCGCAGCTGGACGCCGCCTTCGGCGACTGGAAGGCCCCGTCCACCGCCGTGCCGAAGAAGAACATCGCCACCGTGGCCGCGCAGGCCAAGCCGCGCGTGTTCCTGATCGACAAGCCGGATGCGCCGCAGTCGCTGATCCTCGCCGGCCTGCTCGCACCGTCGAGCAAGGCGCCGAACGAGCTGGCCATCGACGTCGCCAACGGCGCCTTCGGCGGCAGCTTCACCTCGCGCCTCAACATGAACCTGCGCGAGGACAAGCGCTGGGCCTATGGCGCCTTCAGCTTCATGCGCGATGCGATCGGCCAGCGCCCGTTCCTGATGTATGCGCCGGTGCAGACCGACAAGACCGCCGAGTCCGCCAACGAAGTATCCAAGGAAGCCAACGCTGTTATCGCCGCCCGTCCGCTCACCCAGCAGGAAGTGGACAAGATCAAGGACTCCAACGTCCGTGGCCTGCCGGGCAGCTTCGAGACCGGCTCTGAAGTGCTGGGCGCGATGAGCGAGATCGTCCAGTACAACCGTCCGGACGATTACGTGCAGACCCTCAAGGCCCGCACCGAAGCCGTCACGCAGCCGCAGGCGGAAGACGCGATCAAGGAGATCATCAAGCCGACCGCGTTGACCTGGGTGATCGTGGGTGACCTGAAGAAGATCGAGGCACCGGTGCGCGCGCTGAACCTGGGCGACGTGCAGGTGATCGACGGCGACGGCAAGCCGGCGGCGGCCAAGCCGTCGAAGTAA
- a CDS encoding DUF4156 domain-containing protein gives MRKTLLLLVPIALLGACTYGITLDDAGKNVRTAWSGDVSQCRDLGKVTVSVMDHVGPVNRNDIKVRDELEVMARNEAAKMHADTIKPLSDPKDGSQPWGAYQCGNAQLAPAARPANLANPNPAQPGTTAPGAFETYPVKGN, from the coding sequence ATGCGCAAGACCCTGCTGTTGCTCGTTCCCATCGCGCTGCTCGGCGCGTGCACCTATGGCATCACGCTGGACGATGCCGGGAAGAACGTCCGCACGGCCTGGAGTGGCGACGTGTCCCAGTGCCGCGACCTGGGCAAGGTCACCGTGTCCGTGATGGATCACGTGGGCCCGGTCAATCGCAACGACATCAAGGTGCGCGACGAGCTGGAAGTCATGGCGCGCAACGAAGCGGCCAAGATGCACGCCGACACCATCAAGCCACTGAGCGATCCCAAGGATGGTTCGCAGCCGTGGGGCGCCTACCAGTGCGGCAACGCCCAGCTGGCTCCGGCGGCCCGCCCGGCCAATCTGGCGAACCCGAACCCGGCACAACCGGGCACGACGGCGCCGGGCGCGTTCGAGACGTATCCGGTCAAGGGCAACTGA
- a CDS encoding MarR family transcriptional regulator: MSSFLPTEQRLAVTRQRYPAFPRDPAVLIRLIKHIFKRVHDDANAMLRPYGINHPEYNLLMMLYGTEGYTLHPTELADAAGEKSANITRLTNELADKGLIARNASDEDRRKVALTLTKEGVDLIESFLPDVCTLLVRQVGDMQPREMLQLERLLKRFLTQLERD, translated from the coding sequence ATGAGCAGCTTCCTCCCCACCGAACAGCGACTGGCCGTGACGCGCCAGCGGTACCCCGCGTTTCCGCGGGATCCAGCCGTGCTCATTCGCCTGATCAAGCACATCTTCAAGCGTGTGCACGATGACGCGAACGCCATGCTGCGCCCCTACGGCATCAATCATCCCGAGTACAACCTGCTGATGATGCTGTACGGCACCGAGGGGTACACCCTGCACCCCACGGAACTGGCCGATGCGGCGGGCGAGAAGTCGGCCAACATCACGCGGCTGACCAACGAGCTAGCCGACAAGGGGCTGATCGCGAGGAACGCCAGCGACGAAGACCGCCGCAAGGTGGCGCTCACGCTGACGAAGGAAGGCGTGGACCTGATCGAAAGTTTCCTGCCGGATGTCTGCACCTTGCTGGTGCGGCAGGTCGGTGACATGCAGCCCCGCGAAATGCTGCAATTGGAGCGTCTGCTGAAGCGGTTCCTGACACAGTTGGAGCGGGACTGA
- a CDS encoding FUSC family protein has product MSAVPSDPSIRQRWPWLRDFLVGERQGWIFVFKCMLAFYLAAWLTMVFQLEQPSTTMITVSIVMHPQSGMVLAKSFYRTIGTCTGSLFALVLMTVFPQQRELFLFSLSLWVGLCAGGAVLYRNFMSYGFVLAGYTAVIVTLPAIDNPYAVFNSAVQRVSEVMLGIIVAGLVSDTVLPERLRQVLRRRAREHYGHFLDFARGSLGGVIPREEMEQAHLHFVRAAVEIEDLRSTVIFEDPEARARSSRMQLLNVLYMAAATSFQSLHHLINRLKRTNHPRTAGALIKLYAPVGEALSPPADEQHRPRVMASRLEACEPRLPELAAQLREELRQDPEMLLEFDSGAALLYRFVRELRDFTALEATLRETQGTLGGTVERISFRRANEFVAPGIAVVRTFLTLATLSTFWLITNWPSGTTAMLLATVFSGLLATSPRPIPATVNMWIGVALGMLAAFIVVLWILPGSDGFLMLILASGPLLMIGPYLTTRNATLPGIGSGYMLGFATILALKNPMVYAPDRLFNDAIASLFGLIMCGVAFMIIPAVIGTEWLRRRQLQQLRRQVTMAATAPLEGLVYRFESENRDLFHQIVQFTKPGSAESRGQLAWALAVHDSGRAVIELRQDMQQAELPPPIMETLQRAVQSLARLYDEPDQARWAAADRDVDHALTLTRQTLPLARASCQPALAHLLQLRTALRDDESALAPYIVKAPETDHAA; this is encoded by the coding sequence ATGTCGGCCGTGCCATCCGATCCATCGATCCGACAACGCTGGCCCTGGCTGCGGGATTTTCTCGTCGGCGAGCGCCAGGGGTGGATCTTTGTCTTCAAGTGCATGCTGGCGTTCTATCTCGCCGCGTGGCTGACCATGGTGTTCCAGCTGGAGCAACCCTCCACCACCATGATCACGGTATCGATCGTGATGCATCCGCAAAGCGGCATGGTGCTGGCCAAGAGCTTCTACCGCACCATCGGCACCTGCACCGGCAGCTTGTTCGCGTTGGTGTTGATGACGGTGTTTCCGCAGCAGCGTGAGCTGTTCCTGTTCAGTCTCTCGCTGTGGGTGGGCCTGTGCGCGGGCGGCGCGGTGCTGTACCGCAACTTCATGTCCTACGGTTTCGTGCTGGCGGGTTACACCGCGGTGATCGTGACCCTGCCGGCCATCGACAACCCCTACGCCGTGTTCAATTCGGCCGTGCAGCGCGTGAGCGAAGTAATGCTGGGCATCATCGTGGCCGGCCTGGTCAGCGACACGGTGTTGCCCGAGCGCCTGCGCCAGGTGCTGCGGCGAAGGGCGCGGGAGCACTACGGGCACTTCCTCGATTTCGCGCGCGGCAGCCTGGGCGGTGTCATTCCGCGCGAAGAGATGGAACAGGCGCATCTGCACTTTGTGCGCGCCGCCGTGGAAATCGAGGACCTGCGTTCCACGGTGATCTTCGAAGATCCCGAAGCCCGCGCGCGCAGCAGCCGCATGCAGTTGCTCAACGTGCTCTACATGGCGGCGGCCACCAGCTTCCAGTCGCTGCACCATCTGATCAACCGCCTGAAGCGCACCAACCATCCCCGCACGGCCGGCGCGCTGATCAAGCTTTATGCCCCGGTGGGCGAGGCGCTGTCGCCGCCGGCCGACGAGCAGCACCGGCCCCGGGTGATGGCCAGCCGCCTGGAAGCCTGCGAACCCAGGCTGCCGGAGCTGGCCGCGCAACTGCGCGAGGAGCTGCGGCAGGATCCGGAAATGCTGCTGGAGTTCGACAGCGGCGCCGCGCTGCTCTATCGCTTCGTCAGGGAACTGCGCGACTTCACGGCGCTCGAAGCCACGCTGCGAGAAACGCAGGGCACGCTGGGCGGCACGGTGGAGCGGATCAGCTTCCGGCGCGCCAACGAGTTCGTCGCGCCGGGCATCGCGGTCGTCCGCACGTTCCTTACCCTGGCCACGCTCAGCACGTTCTGGCTGATCACGAACTGGCCGTCCGGAACCACGGCGATGCTGTTGGCCACCGTGTTCAGCGGACTGCTCGCGACATCGCCACGGCCAATCCCGGCCACCGTCAACATGTGGATCGGCGTGGCGCTGGGCATGCTGGCCGCTTTCATCGTGGTGCTGTGGATACTGCCCGGCAGCGATGGTTTCCTGATGCTGATACTGGCCAGCGGTCCCTTGCTGATGATCGGGCCGTACCTGACCACGCGCAACGCGACGTTGCCGGGCATCGGCTCCGGCTACATGCTGGGCTTCGCCACCATCCTGGCGTTGAAGAACCCCATGGTTTACGCGCCGGACCGGCTGTTCAACGACGCCATTGCTTCCCTGTTCGGCCTGATCATGTGCGGCGTGGCCTTCATGATCATTCCCGCCGTGATCGGCACGGAATGGCTGCGCAGGCGGCAACTCCAGCAACTGCGCCGCCAGGTGACGATGGCCGCCACCGCGCCGCTGGAAGGCCTGGTGTACCGGTTCGAAAGCGAGAATCGCGACCTGTTCCATCAGATCGTGCAGTTCACCAAGCCGGGCAGCGCCGAGTCGCGCGGCCAGCTGGCCTGGGCGCTGGCCGTGCATGACTCCGGCCGCGCGGTGATCGAGCTGCGCCAGGACATGCAACAAGCCGAGCTGCCGCCACCGATCATGGAAACCCTGCAGCGAGCCGTGCAATCGCTGGCCCGGCTCTACGACGAGCCGGATCAGGCGCGCTGGGCGGCGGCGGATCGCGACGTGGATCACGCCCTCACGTTGACCCGGCAGACACTGCCGCTGGCCCGGGCGAGCTGCCAGCCGGCGCTGGCGCACCTGCTGCAATTGCGCACGGCGCTGCGCGACGACGAGTCGGCGCTCGCCCCTTACATCGTCAAGGCACCGGAGACCGACCATGCCGCTTGA
- a CDS encoding DUF1656 domain-containing protein: MPLEIALGDALVPGMLLVYLGCLLVLWAIDTIVGRYGLYRYVWHPSLFRVAVFFVLFGAAGLLLYP, encoded by the coding sequence ATGCCGCTTGAAATCGCCCTTGGCGACGCCCTGGTGCCCGGCATGCTGCTGGTTTACCTGGGCTGCCTGCTGGTGCTGTGGGCCATCGACACCATCGTCGGGCGCTATGGCCTGTATCGCTATGTCTGGCATCCCTCCCTGTTCCGCGTGGCCGTGTTCTTCGTGCTGTTCGGCGCGGCTGGCCTGTTGTTGTATCCCTGA
- a CDS encoding biotin/lipoyl-binding protein, with protein sequence MKFQPQALLRFAITAVVVIVALVLCHLLWRHYMYSPWTRDGRVRAEVIRIAPDVSGLVTRVPVIDNAEVKKGDVLFEIDPQRYQIALAQADANLNSAKAAARAAGANIDAVLASAAARKAEYDMRQEQAQRRQELADVVPKEERTDAKSAATTARAIWEQAQASGHQASASREQAEAAVVQAQVAVDRAKLDLERTEVRAPVDGYVTNLDVRVGDYAATGSPRLALIDRHSYYIYGYFEETKLPHLRIGDTVDIRMMAGGARLKGRIVGVARGITDRDNPTGRDLLADVNPTFNWVRLAQRVPVRIEIEEDSVPKGMILAAGMTASIDVNPSHAADDEQASK encoded by the coding sequence ATGAAATTTCAGCCCCAAGCCCTGCTCCGATTTGCCATCACCGCGGTCGTCGTGATCGTCGCGTTGGTGCTATGCCATCTCCTGTGGCGGCACTACATGTATTCGCCGTGGACACGCGACGGCCGCGTGCGCGCGGAAGTGATACGCATCGCGCCCGACGTCTCTGGTCTGGTCACGCGCGTGCCGGTGATCGACAACGCCGAGGTGAAGAAGGGCGACGTGCTCTTCGAAATCGATCCGCAGCGTTACCAGATCGCGCTGGCGCAGGCCGATGCCAACCTCAACTCCGCCAAGGCCGCGGCACGTGCCGCCGGCGCCAACATCGACGCCGTGCTGGCCAGCGCCGCCGCGCGCAAAGCGGAGTACGACATGCGCCAGGAGCAGGCGCAGCGTCGCCAGGAGCTGGCCGACGTGGTGCCCAAGGAAGAGCGCACCGATGCCAAGTCCGCCGCCACGACCGCGCGCGCCATCTGGGAGCAGGCGCAGGCCAGCGGCCACCAGGCCAGCGCATCGCGCGAGCAGGCCGAGGCCGCCGTGGTGCAGGCGCAGGTCGCCGTCGATCGCGCCAAGCTGGATCTGGAGCGCACCGAGGTGCGTGCACCGGTGGACGGCTATGTGACCAACCTCGATGTGCGCGTGGGCGACTACGCCGCCACCGGCAGCCCGCGCCTGGCCCTGATCGACCGGCACAGCTACTACATCTACGGCTATTTCGAAGAAACCAAGCTGCCGCACCTGCGCATCGGTGACACGGTGGACATCCGCATGATGGCCGGCGGCGCGCGCCTGAAGGGACGCATCGTCGGCGTGGCGCGCGGCATCACCGACCGCGACAACCCGACCGGCCGCGACCTGCTGGCGGACGTCAATCCCACGTTCAACTGGGTGCGCCTGGCGCAGCGCGTGCCGGTACGCATCGAGATTGAAGAAGACAGCGTGCCGAAGGGCATGATCCTCGCGGCCGGCATGACCGCCAGTATCGACGTGAACCCGAGTCACGCGGCGGACGACGAACAGGCGTCGAAGTAA